DNA from Salvelinus namaycush isolate Seneca chromosome 6, SaNama_1.0, whole genome shotgun sequence:
TATATATATTACATCTAAAAAAACTAAACTCACTGAATGATTTAATTGTTTTTGTCTGCCTCTCGTCTGTTGTTCGGATGCTTATGGTGTTGCCACACTAAAACCAGCACAACAATCAACAACAGACAAACCAGATTTGGGTAGGTATATTATAAAACATTTGAGTTACTGAGGTAATATTTCAAGAGACAGTGATAGTAATTCAAAAAAATCTCAGGGATTCCTGATTTTCTTTTTTATTACAAACAAAAAATTAACACTCAAGAGGCTGGCTGCATTTTAAAGTCTGAAAGATTTTCGCATCGCAGATGTTTATCCTGCTGCTAAGTTTTGTGATTTGAATCTTATTGTACACTACTGAGTTAGAACATCTTTGATCTGTCATCACAGAAACTACGACACCCGTCACGGCTGTTCCTCTTTCCACTGAAAACAACCTTGGTGGAAATGTTTCTACAACCAGTGTGACCCAAACCAGTAAGTCAAATAAAAACTTTTCAAAACATGGTCTAATGTTACAATGTCCTGATGTTCTAGTTCAAATAAGTCTCAGAACATTAGGACATTGTAACATTAAAAAGTGTTCAATCTTTAGAGATAGGTACAGTATGCTGGTTTAGAAACTCTGCTATTAACACAGCATCATAAAAtgcatcataccggctgtatttctgtattttgaaagtgatATATCTTgtaaacttgattgctgacatgcaaaacatttgtgGGACTATATCAataatggactaatgaaacaaataccaaaatattgttttgtggtggaattttcctttaagaCTGGCAGAATTCTACCTCAGCACCTGCTACATCAACAGTAACAGAAAATACAAAGATTTCATCCTCACCCCTCGTCACAGTGAATTCCACATCTCCAAATACTAAGGATAATGGTGAGACTTCATAGACATTTAATTTAAATTGGCTATTGAAATGTAATCTGTCTTCTCTGTAAACTTTATTTTTATGACAGAGGTCCTACATCATACAATAGGTCTGATGTGCTCACATGTGATTGTGCAATAAGCTCCACAGATGTAAAACCAGATGATAATAGCCAGGGTTCGAACATATATACAGCATCTCGGAGTGCCGATTTTAGGATCAGTCTTGTCTTTCAGGttcacaatgaataagattacatagacagggaggacctgatcctactGTAGATCAGCACTCCTGAGAAGCTTAATACTGCCACAGATCTTTTAAAATGTTAGACATTTTCTGAACGAGTGCATTCTACCTCGTTCGCACAGGAACACAAGGGACCCAGGCCCCAACAACTGTTACCAAGAGTGACCCACTAAACAAAACTACCATTTCTCACCTTACCAAAAAGCTCGCAGGTAGGAGAAGATTTGTTTACCCTCTCTCAAATCACAATAGAGATAGGATAGCAAGTACTGCATTGGGTTAACGATACCATGACCCCATAACAATGTTATGCCATGAATGTTGTCTTCAGGTTCAGAGGATGAAAATACAGGTATGTCTAAAGCACCATCACTGTCCCTCAATGCACTATTTTGTCCACTACCTGTGTAGGAAAACACGATGGTATAATGATAAAAATGACAATGTTTTTCCAGGTCAAGATAGAGTCAAGGACAATAAGAATACGGGTCAAGATGCCGGTACGTCCTCTGCTACCATCATCTGTATAGGTATAAACTCACATTGTCACGAATGGTGCTCCATTTTCCTTGCACTGAAAAACACACGGT
Protein-coding regions in this window:
- the LOC120049217 gene encoding mucin-5AC-like isoform X3, whose translation is METVRIALLVFLITSLQLLTTAQQSTTDKPDLETTTPVTAVPLSTENNLGGNVSTTSVTQTNWQNSTSAPATSTVTENTKISSSPLVTVNSTSPNTKDNGTQGTQAPTTVTKSDPLNKTTISHLTKKLAGSEDENTGQDRVKDNKNTGQDAGQQAGGEETETPKSDKNLLWIILPVLAVVGAAVVVLLKSKCMKDHDHTEITDNGTENASFQSRPDNAKDGVMLLGVKSSGGEDNAAAR
- the LOC120049217 gene encoding uncharacterized protein PB18E9.04c-like isoform X2 translates to METVRIALLVFLITSLQLLTTAQQSTTDKPDLETTTPVTAVPLSTENNLGGNVSTTSVTQTNWQNSTSAPATSTVTENTKISSSPLVTVNSTSPNTKDNGTQGTQAPTTVTKSDPLNKTTISHLTKKLAGQDRVKDNKNTGQDAGTSSATIICIGQQAGGEETETPKSDKNLLWIILPVLAVVGAAVVVLLKSKCMKDHDHTEITDNGTENASFQSRPDNAKDGVMLLGVKSSGGEDNAAAR
- the LOC120049217 gene encoding uncharacterized protein PB18E9.04c-like isoform X1, whose amino-acid sequence is METVRIALLVFLITSLQLLTTAQQSTTDKPDLETTTPVTAVPLSTENNLGGNVSTTSVTQTNWQNSTSAPATSTVTENTKISSSPLVTVNSTSPNTKDNGTQGTQAPTTVTKSDPLNKTTISHLTKKLAGSEDENTGQDRVKDNKNTGQDAGTSSATIICIGQQAGGEETETPKSDKNLLWIILPVLAVVGAAVVVLLKSKCMKDHDHTEITDNGTENASFQSRPDNAKDGVMLLGVKSSGGEDNAAAR
- the LOC120049217 gene encoding uncharacterized protein LOC120049217 isoform X5, which encodes METVRIALLVFLITSLQLLTTAQQSTTDKPDLETTTPVTAVPLSTENNLGGNVSTTSVTQTNWQNSTSAPATSTVTENTKISSSPLVTVNSTSPNTKDNGTQGTQAPTTVTKSDPLNKTTISHLTKKLAGQDRVKDNKNTGQDAGQQAGGEETETPKSDKNLLWIILPVLAVVGAAVVVLLKSKCMKDHDHTEITDNGTENASFQSRPDNAKDGVMLLGVKSSGGEDNAAAR
- the LOC120049217 gene encoding uncharacterized protein PB18E9.04c-like isoform X4, with the protein product METVRIALLVFLITSLQLLTTETTTPVTAVPLSTENNLGGNVSTTSVTQTNWQNSTSAPATSTVTENTKISSSPLVTVNSTSPNTKDNGTQGTQAPTTVTKSDPLNKTTISHLTKKLAGSEDENTGQDRVKDNKNTGQDAGTSSATIICIGQQAGGEETETPKSDKNLLWIILPVLAVVGAAVVVLLKSKCMKDHDHTEITDNGTENASFQSRPDNAKDGVMLLGVKSSGGEDNAAAR